A portion of the Flavobacterium limnophilum genome contains these proteins:
- a CDS encoding NAD-dependent epimerase/dehydratase family protein → MVLVTGGTGLVGAHLLLHLIENGESVRAIYRNLDAIQKTKDLFSLYKKEALFEKIDWIQADITDVPSLELIFENIEYVYHCAALISFDPKDEDLLRKTNIEGTANMVNFCIAKNVKKLCFVSSISALGDLKENEKIITEEAEWNPEKPHSDYAISKYGAEMEIWRGQQEGLETVIVNPGVILGPGFWKQGSGLLFKKVANGLTFYTKGTTGFVAVPDVVRMTVELMKNEHSNDRFTLVAENITFQDLLNSIADSLKVKRPLMHANPLMVTLAYKIDWFLSNVLGQKRKLDRATAKASYSRNYYSNEKIKTALQTEFLDIHQYIKDISKL, encoded by the coding sequence ATGGTTTTAGTCACGGGAGGAACAGGTTTGGTGGGTGCGCATTTATTACTTCATTTAATTGAAAATGGAGAAAGCGTTCGTGCCATTTATCGAAATTTGGATGCTATTCAAAAAACGAAAGACCTTTTTTCTCTTTATAAAAAAGAAGCCTTATTCGAAAAAATTGACTGGATTCAAGCCGACATTACCGATGTTCCGTCTTTAGAACTTATATTCGAAAATATCGAATACGTCTACCATTGTGCCGCTTTAATTTCATTTGACCCAAAAGACGAAGATTTACTTCGAAAAACCAATATCGAAGGAACGGCAAATATGGTCAATTTTTGCATTGCCAAAAACGTAAAAAAATTGTGTTTCGTGAGTTCTATTTCAGCTCTGGGCGACTTGAAAGAAAACGAAAAAATCATTACCGAAGAAGCCGAATGGAATCCAGAAAAACCCCACAGTGATTACGCCATTTCAAAATATGGCGCCGAAATGGAGATTTGGCGAGGCCAGCAAGAAGGATTGGAAACGGTAATTGTAAATCCCGGAGTCATTCTTGGACCCGGTTTCTGGAAACAAGGAAGCGGATTGCTTTTCAAGAAAGTGGCCAACGGATTGACCTTTTATACCAAAGGCACAACCGGATTTGTTGCAGTTCCTGACGTAGTTCGAATGACGGTAGAATTGATGAAAAATGAACATTCCAACGACAGGTTTACGCTGGTTGCAGAAAACATTACCTTTCAAGACTTGTTGAATTCCATTGCAGATTCCTTAAAAGTAAAAAGACCTTTAATGCATGCAAACCCACTTATGGTGACTTTAGCCTACAAAATAGATTGGTTTTTGTCGAATGTTTTGGGGCAAAAAAGAAAGCTGGATCGAGCTACAGCCAAAGCTTCTTATTCAAGAAACTACTATTCAAATGAAAAAATAAAAACTGCTTTGCAAACTGAATTTTTAGACATTCATCAGTACATTAAAGACATTTCGAAATTATAA
- a CDS encoding DUF4296 domain-containing protein: MKKILPFLAILAFFISCKKELAKEPKRLIEKEKMVDIMYDLSLLGAMRSQNSVLLDSFKNNSNEYIYKKYKIDSTQFAQSNIYYAADYKEYKKMYEQVKSRLEKDKTLTEAAIKVENKKALLLEKKNKKLKLKKEADSIKKAKDFIKKVKDSKIKKTDPEKAAKLKMERTRDSLNKIRLQEKRKLLEKQRRTQLTN, from the coding sequence ATGAAAAAAATACTGCCATTTTTAGCCATTTTAGCCTTTTTTATAAGCTGTAAAAAGGAACTGGCCAAGGAACCTAAACGTCTTATAGAAAAAGAAAAAATGGTAGATATTATGTATGATTTGTCGCTTTTGGGAGCCATGAGAAGCCAAAATTCGGTTTTATTGGACTCTTTTAAAAACAATTCAAACGAATATATTTATAAAAAATATAAAATTGACAGTACGCAATTTGCCCAAAGCAACATCTATTATGCGGCTGACTACAAGGAGTACAAGAAAATGTACGAACAGGTGAAATCGCGATTGGAGAAGGATAAAACTTTGACGGAAGCTGCCATCAAGGTTGAAAACAAGAAAGCCCTTTTGCTTGAAAAGAAAAACAAAAAGCTGAAACTTAAAAAAGAAGCTGATTCTATTAAAAAAGCAAAAGATTTTATAAAAAAAGTAAAGGATTCCAAAATAAAAAAGACTGATCCCGAAAAAGCAGCAAAGCTTAAAATGGAGAGAACAAGAGATTCGTTAAATAAAATACGCTTACAAGAAAAAAGAAAGCTTTTAGAAAAGCAAAGACGTACTCAATTAACAAACTAA